A segment of the Acidobacteriota bacterium genome:
TTCTTCTTTTTTCATCGATGGATAATAAAGATAAATATTATCGACCTTTTTTCTGTCCACAATTCCCTTTTTAACCATCCTGTCCAGAACAGTTAATACTGTTGTGTAAGCAATCTCTTTGTTTTTTGATATTTTCTGATAGATTTCCCTCCCGCAAATTCCATCTCTTTCCCAGAGGGTTTCAAGAATGGATTTCTCAAGCTTTCCAAGTATTTTCTCCATTCCCTGCTTTGATGATTTAAATAATATTTTCATCGTAATTTTTAAATATATACTACAATATGTAGAATGTCAAGAAAAATTTTTTTCTTCTATTCCAGATTTCACTTTTTAATATGAACCAGGAAGAAATTCTAATCGAACTCAGGTAAATCCAAAAGGCCTGCAAAATATATAAGTTAATTCACGCAGTTTTATTTTATAAAATAAAATGGTAAAATTTATGGCTATTCCCACCAAATGCCCATAAATTTCTTCCCTTAACATCTATCATTGTAATACTATCCTGAACACCAATATAGCGTGCTGAGATATTTCCATTTTTATCCATACGGTAAATTATCATCCTTTCTGATAAATTAACCAATAAAAATAAATCTCCATTCTCTGAGATTTCAATATCTTTCCAATATGATAAACTAAAGGACATATAAGGTGGAGCATCTCTGTTAGCTTTTATCCAGTTTGAGAAGATTTGTTTAAATTCAGGTAGATCAAGGTTTTTCTCCAAGATAAGGTCACCATTTGAGGAGAACTTCTTCACAATGGGTAGAGCAGAGTGAATGCAATACACTGACCCATCTAAATCAGCAACTGGAAAAACTTGATTTTTATACCTATCTGGGATTTCTCCTTTCTTTATAAGCTTAGTTTCAAAATTGTAAACGCTGAACTTCTCACCAAAGATTTTTCCATATCTTACCAATTCTTTGCCTTCTAATGTACGATGGAGTATAAGACTATCTGATAAATATCCTTCTGTATTATAGTAATAAGTTCCACTCTTTGTAAACCATATTCTGCTACTTATTGATAGAATTGCTGGTGCAGGATATATCTTTATGCATTCTCCAAAGAAAGTGAGAATCTGAATTCTAGAATTTCCCCTCTCTAATACTATTAAAAGGCTTTTCAATAACTCGCAAACCATTGAAAAGTAAAGATCTGCGAGCTGTCCCAGATTTTTCTTACCGAAACTTCCGAAAAAAGACTTGCTAAAAATTTTCCTTCTCTGTCCTTGCTCTTTACTATGCTTTAATGTTCTCATTTCTTAAAACAACCTCAAAAAAGCCTTCCTTTATTGAACAGCCTCAATTTTATATCAATCTTCATATCAAAGTGGGAAGTGTCTGAAAATATTGGATTTGAGATTTTTCTTCTCTAAAAAGTGCAATATTTTCTTACAGGAAAAAAGGTTAAATTCTCAAATTCTCAAGAACTTTGTAATAAAAAATTTAGTGCAAGAGATTCTTGGATTTGAATTATACCTTTAAGTTACCTGCGATTCCCTGACCAGAGATATCTTTTAAGACCTCCATTGCCTTGCTTCAGGGGTGTATCTCTGTGATTCTGGTTAATAACTCTAAGATTCTATCAGGGAATCCTCTTTGTTGATAAAGATCTTTTGAGGGACCCTCAACATGAATTATTTTCTGGGTGTTTATAAATATTTTAAAAGGTGTGTAAAGGCCAATTTTCAACATTGATTTTATTGAGAGAATTCTATCCTTTAAATGCCCATTCTCGTCGTAAAGTATGGTAAATGATAAGCCATACTCTTTATAAAACCTTAAAATCTTCTCTTTTTCTTTCTCAGCGGTAATTCCGATTAATTTAACTTCTTTTTCTGTAAATTTCTGGGAAGCTTTACCCCAAAACTCAGCTTCATAAAGACAGATGGGACAATCCTCTAATGTAAAGAAAATAAGTATATTTAATTTTGCATTCAAATCTTTGTTAGAGAGAGACTCTTTTCCATCAGAGTTTCTCAATCTAAATTGTGGTAAATTAATTTCATAGGTTCTCTTCTTAAGGAATGAATAGAAAAATAAATCGCCTTTAATCAATAATCCTCTTGTTAATATAATGCTCCATATTATGAGGTTTGATGCAATTAAAAAAATTGAAACAATTATGAGTAAATTTTTAGTTAGTTTTATTTCCATCTTGCATCAAATTCTATGTTTTTCTCTCTCTAGATTTTTAGGGAAAATCGTCAATATTCTGTCAGTCATTATTTAAAAGATTTTAACCTATCCACTTTAATAGAAAATTTCAATAGTTTATAAATTGTCTCAGAGCCTTTTTCTTCTTCCTTTAAAAAATATAATTTATCATCATCGCTACAGACCAATCGACCATCAGGATTTAAACCACCTACAATAAAATTACCTTCAAGATCATAAATATCTAAAATATATTGTTCTGGATTGGGTTTATATAGATTTACTATCAAAAATTTATTTACAATCTTAATATCTACGATATGTACCCAGCTTTCAATCCACTTTGTCAGCGCTGCTCGAGAATAAAACTCTTTAAATGGTTTATCAGGAGGAGGGGTATAA
Coding sequences within it:
- a CDS encoding TlpA disulfide reductase family protein; protein product: MEIKLTKNLLIIVSIFLIASNLIIWSIILTRGLLIKGDLFFYSFLKKRTYEINLPQFRLRNSDGKESLSNKDLNAKLNILIFFTLEDCPICLYEAEFWGKASQKFTEKEVKLIGITAEKEKEKILRFYKEYGLSFTILYDENGHLKDRILSIKSMLKIGLYTPFKIFINTQKIIHVEGPSKDLYQQRGFPDRILELLTRITEIHP
- a CDS encoding BlaI/MecI/CopY family transcriptional regulator translates to MEKILGKLEKSILETLWERDGICGREIYQKISKNKEIAYTTVLTVLDRMVKKGIVDRKKVDNIYLYYPSMKKEEFERFVTSNIIKGIFDIAPSQAISTFADILSEMNESEINKFFKLIEEKRKAENQ